One genomic region from bacterium encodes:
- a CDS encoding dihydrodipicolinate synthase family protein translates to MVNKMTHKRFRDGFITAIGTPLDNNGNLIKESFKKHIDDQIKANISGILCMGSMGKQATIKNDVFAEVAETAVDCINSAVPIIVGCMDNSIERVKDRIELIKKIKLDGIALTTPFYHGASQKDLLRFFTQIADYSPFPIYLYDLPQVTKIKIEIDTVVELSKHPNIFGIKCSHDPAYVRKLYDHFKENQDFDIISAQVDLMDVFYRYGLKLQLDGIFCLFPEWMKELKNSIDKSNWRKAAYIQQRITSFRDKLLKLDVSPAFSYGMNLLGYKGNFAPDYCKLEKENKDKVCKLMKEYGLT, encoded by the coding sequence ATGGTCAATAAAATGACGCATAAAAGATTTAGAGACGGTTTTATAACAGCAATAGGAACTCCATTGGATAATAATGGCAATCTTATAAAAGAAAGTTTCAAAAAGCATATTGACGACCAGATAAAAGCAAACATCAGCGGGATACTATGTATGGGATCAATGGGGAAGCAGGCGACTATAAAAAATGATGTATTTGCCGAGGTAGCTGAAACAGCAGTTGATTGCATAAACTCTGCTGTCCCCATTATAGTTGGATGTATGGATAACAGTATTGAAAGAGTAAAAGATAGAATAGAGCTTATCAAAAAAATTAAGCTTGATGGAATAGCTCTTACAACACCTTTTTATCACGGCGCAAGCCAGAAGGATTTATTAAGATTTTTCACACAAATTGCAGATTATTCTCCTTTTCCCATTTATCTGTATGATTTACCCCAAGTAACAAAGATAAAAATAGAAATTGATACAGTTGTTGAATTAAGCAAGCATCCGAATATATTTGGAATTAAGTGTTCGCATGATCCTGCTTATGTAAGGAAACTTTATGACCATTTCAAAGAAAATCAGGATTTTGATATTATAAGTGCACAGGTTGATTTGATGGATGTATTTTACAGATACGGACTCAAGCTTCAGCTTGACGGTATTTTTTGTTTATTCCCAGAATGGATGAAAGAATTAAAAAACTCTATTGATAAGAGCAATTGGAGAAAAGCCGCATATATTCAGCAAAGAATAACCTCTTTTAGGGACAAGCTGCTTAAATTGGATGTATCTCCCGCTTTCAGTTATGGAATGAATCTGCTTGGGTATAAAGGCAACTTTGCACCTGATTATTGTAAGCTTGAGAAAGAGAACAAAGATAAAGTTTGTAAGTTGATGAAGGAATATGGATTAACTTAA